The Lepus europaeus isolate LE1 chromosome 5, mLepTim1.pri, whole genome shotgun sequence genome includes the window TCTGCagctgactctttttttttaattcctaccTTTAAACAACACATATAGGCAGCTCCATCCTGGAAAGTGGGTTTCTAGACTTTTGAAGATTTCTCAGGCTATTTTGTGATATCAGCAAGCAGCAAAAACCAATTACAAGAAAGTCTCCAATGTCAGAAGAAATCTAGGTACATTGTATGCCTTACTTGTTTAAAAGGCTGAACACTCTCCTGACACTCTTAAcaacaaaatatttctgaaattgttTCCAAATCACTTAATATCAGCTTTCTAGGATtcttttaactgacacataaaatttGTACACTTTTATGGGAGATCATGTGATGTTTcagtacatacatatatacatataatattaatatagcaTGTAATATGCAAACGAGGGTGAATATGTCTATCTCCTGGACTAAGTCTCTTAATGGATTGGTATAAATAACAAATCATCTCaatatgtgtgtgagtgagtcCTCCTGGATATGGGCAACCCAGGCCCATAACACTGTCTCTTGCATTTCTAAGTGTATGATAAGTCCTTTTCTGCCTGCTCTGAGGGATTCAGCAAACCATAAAAGAAAACACATGGCTTTAGCATCAAGCACAATTTAATCTAGTTTTCTTGAATGCATATCTAAGGGAGTGATCGAAACAGCATTAACACATTATGTATCTGTATATACATCACAATAGCTCTTCATTATGTGGAGTGTGACTTTTTCCCCATAGCCCTACGGAGAGCATCTTTGACCTCCTTGTTCCTCAGGCTGTATACAAGAGGGTTCAGCAGGGGAGTGATGACAGTGTAGGTCACAGAGATGAGTCTGTCCTGCCCCAGGGAACTCTGGGACTTAGGCTTGAGGTAGATGATTGAAGCACAGCCATAGTGAATGATGACCACTGtgaggtgagaggcacaggtggcAAAGGCCTTCTTCCGACCCTCAGCTGAAGTGATCTTAAGAATAGTGGAGATAATGAGGACATAGGAAATGAAGACCAGGCCCATAGGTAggacaaggacacacacactgACAATAAAGTTGATAATCTCATTCACAGTGGTATCTGTGCAGGCTAGCTTCAGCAAGGGTCTTATATCACAGAAGAAATGGGAGATAACAAAGGCATCACAGAAGGGCAGACCAAACACAGATGTTACCTGGACAATGGCCATGCCCAGACCGATTCCCAGTGAACCACATAACAGTTGGGTACAGGTCCTCTTACCCATGATAACTGAATAACGCAGGGGATTGCAGATGGCTACATAGCGATCATAACCCATGGCTGTGAGCAGGAAGCAGTTGTTGATGCCAAAGGTGAGAAAGAAGAGCTGAGACGCACAGCTTTGGATATCAATAGTCTGATGAGGACTCAGGAGTCCAGAAAGCATCCGGGGAATGATGGCCACAGTGTAGCAGGTCTCCGAGACAGAGAGCATGCTCAGAAAGAAGTACATGGGAGTGTGCAGGTGACGATCCAGGTGAATAATGTCACGATAATCACATTGCCAGAGAGAGTCAGTAGGTATAAAGTTAGAAAGACAGCAAAAAAGATAAGCCTGTGCTGCCAGCCAAAGCTGGAAAAACCTTCAAAGAGGAATTCAGTCACAGTATAGTTTGACTTAGGCATTAATgtaaatgtagtttttttttttttttttttttttttttttaggctggGCAAAGGAAAGAATTGTGTGATGAATCAACCATGAAACAGAATATGTTGGACCATGGCTTTAGTCAAGTGTGTGTCCACCCTCCAGCAATGTCTATCTCTGAAGAGTGATCAGTATTCAGCCGTTGTGGAGATGTTCAAAATCACCACCTttgctctccctcttctttcataCTCTAAAAATATTGCTCTAGCACCCTGAAATttaagacagagatagagatgattGGGAAAGTAAGAACAAATTAAGAGATTTGTAGAAACAGCTccttgttttcagtttctttcttaatcagttttacttatttatgtattttattcactttaatggaagacagacacactcacacacacagagacagagacagagacagagagatggagagacagagaggaagaccgagagaaatctttcattatctggttcactcaacaaattcTCAAAACAGCTGTGGGttggccagttcaaagccaggatccgagATCctaatctgggcctcccatatgggtgggaggctccactgctgcctcccatggggtgcattaACAATtggctggaattggaaatggatctAGACTCAAagccagtcactctgatatggagtgcatcctaatcactgcaccaaatgtctgtcccTCAGTTTCTATGTGCCCAGAAATAGGATCCCTGGGTCCTATagtaattttattaagttttaattTGAGGGACATGTATActtttttccacagtggctttaacAATTTACCTTCTCACAAAATGTGTATTTGGTTTTAAAATTCTCtacatctttttcagatttattatctttggataattatttttgtaataCCTATCCTAACTGTTCTGCAGTGATATTACATTGTGATTTCGTTTTGTAATTCACTAATGATTATTGAGTGTCTATTCATATACATGAATTGAAATCaagatttcaaaataatatttgtaaGCCCATGTTCACTCCAGCACTATTCACACTGCTAAACTATGAATAGCACAAATGTCCACAGAAAGATGAAGGAGTAAAGAGAATGTGGAATATACATAGAAGGTAATGTTATTCATGCTTTCAAAAGGAGAAAATCCTGCTATTTTCAGCAATATTGGAGGACCTAagggacattatgttaagtgataTAAGCCAGTTACAGAAAGTCAAATATTCCTTTATTCCACATACATGAGGTAGGTAATACAGTCAAATTCATAGAATAAGAGAATAGCATTGTACTTACAAGAAGCCAAGGAAGTGGAAATGAGGAGAAATTGTTAAGTGATTCAAGAGTTTCAATTATGAAAATTGAATTAGTTCTGGAGATCTACATACAGCATAGTGGCTATCATAAAATTCTGTACTATGCACTTAAAATTTTGTTAAGtggatttatctttttaaaatgcttaccatgaaacaaacaaaaataaaaaaaaaaaacaatagtacCAAAGGAAATCATCGAAGATAACAGATATGTCCACTTCCTTGAAGGTAGGACTGGTTTCACGGGGGTATGCAAATATCCAAACTCAACAAATGGTATACCTTAAACATATGCAGTTTATTGTATATCCCTTATATTTCAATAATATatgcagaaagaaagaaacaactaCCTGGCTATCTAGGAGATGGGTCTAGTAGAGAAGTAAGCCAATGATACAGCAAGAATGCCTAGCTCTATAGCTCCTCCTCAACACACTCTCAAATGAATGTCAGAAGATCTAATAAGGAACAGTGATCTAGTGGAAGATAAGAGAGTTTTGAGATTAACATCTTCTCAATACTATCAGTAACATTTGATACAAAATGCCTTGTAAGAGTTCCTAAAATGACTTCTCCCTAGAATCCCAAGCACTATACCAGACATCCTCTGTGGTCATGGGATTCTATAAAAAGGTGTACTTCTCCTGGCTATTATTCCTAGGGACCCTGCAACAAATGTCTGCTAAGATCATGAAACATGATTTATCAGGACACTGCAAGCATTTAGTTTATCTCCTTGAATTCTGgccaaggaaggaaagaggacagaaggaagccaggaaccccctTCAAGTAGGAAATGGTTTTTACAGTATGAGATCAAAGACAAAATTCATTTCATTAGAGAGGGATCAGAggtcctattttttactttagttCTGCATATTCTAAGCTGTGCTGGGAATAGAAATGCCCCAGCTCACAGCCTTTTTGTTTTACCCTAAGCAAATTCAGCATGGAAGACTACTCTGGGCATACTTAAGCTTACCCCTTAAGTTCATATCTATTTCTGATAAAACAACATTCCAACCTTACTTCtattcagaaagctgaaaatcacTCAGATTATTTCactttccttctcctctctgaaGATAAGATGAATTTTTTCCTCTCAATGTTTTCTAACTATACCCAACTTCTGATGATATCATCATTTCCAATAGTGAATTCAGTGATTTCCTAAAGGATCACCCTCATTTTAGAAGTCCTTAGTCTTGTCTTTCTTCTGACTGGTGCAattactctctttttaaaaattggctcACAGAACTCTCTTGCATAAATTCTTTCAATAACTCCTCAAAATTTTAAGCATACTAACCTAATTCATTTATAAATCTAGTACAGCAATATTCAATAGAGTTGCTTCAAGGATTAAATAGGCTAATATTTTGAAGAGTTGATCTATCACATGATATCACTTATTAAGAAGTTttctttggctggcgccgtggctcaacaggctaatcctccacctagcggcgccagcacactgggttctagtcctggtcagggcgccggattctgtcccggttgcccctcttccagaccagctctctgctgtggccagggagtgcagtggaggatggcccaagtgtttgggtcctgcaccccatgggagaccaggagaagcacttggctcctgccatcagatcagcacagtgcgccggctgcagtgtgccggccgcagtggccattggagggtgaacaaccaggcaaaggaagacctttctctctgtctctctctcctctcctgtctactctgcctgtcaaaaaaaaaaaaaaaaaagaaaaagaaaaacaaaaaaaacccacaacaacttcaaaatgcagagaatgattttgattttggaattttatcatcttttctttccttcaaataaatgacaaaaattgaaagaaatctGTCTCTGACCCAATCCTACATGGATCTACAGTTTATATTCTTCCCCAGAAAAAGGGAATTCCtttatattcttgtttcttgattttgTATTATCTAATGTGCATTTTGCTTGGcttaaagtattttcttattttaccaGATAAAATTGTTTATTCACTAGCCAATATGTTGAGTAATCCCATATTGTAAGGAATGCTAGTGCTAGGATTCAAAAAAAAGGCAATCAACATAGTCTTTGCTTTAATGGAGTATGAAATAATGAGCAGCCATTCATATCAGACTTATTTAAAGACTATTTAAGTAGTTTACATTCCTCTTTTCTACCTTCATCAATTAATCTacatttctaaaatgttaaaTTCACATTATTTCCTTGAAAGACCACCTTCCAGTCTCTTTTATAAGCTGTCCTTGGCTGTGTGATACTTTAGTACATGCTGTGATAAACATTTTGCATACTAGTATATACAGAAACAAAACTTACAGAGTAGGATACTTCTTGGGTCTTCTAGAGAGTTGTGCTTGTGCTACTCCTTTGAAAATTCAACTGTCTGCAAAGATAGATTATGCATTTTTACTAATagcaataaaatgtttcctggatTTCTGTCAGTTCAACTACTAAGATTACTTAAAACTCATGTTATTTAACTTTATGTCACTTTATAGAGTTATGCAATTTTATCCAGTCCGAGTTTCTTATCAGAGCGTAACTAATGTCATTCTGAACTTACCTATGATTTAACAGAATTTCCCCTTTGCCAGGAATCTTTAGACATCACTCAGAAGGCCATACCCAAGTAAAACTATTtagagaggaaggaaataatgTTTATCACAGTCTTTCAATGTCTAGTCAatagaatgaaagacaaaaaaggTCACACTTAATTTCCTTTAGATTAACACAGTCCCACCCACTGGAAAAATCTAATCTTCGGGTCACAAAACAGTAACTCTGGCTTGGGGGCTTTTAACAAGTTACCAAAGTATCTCCTAAGTGCTGGGTCTCTCTGCTCAAAACAGCACTTACTACTCCCAAATGATCAATGACAGAACACACAATCCCAACAGCAGAATGCCTAGAGACCTCATTACTGAGGCAGCTCGTTTCCTAATCCTGAGCATCACACTTTGGAGAATAGAGCTGTCTTGGCTATTAGAGTCAACCTCTGGGGTAATGGCTTATATTCCTTGTTGGGTGGGCCATGGTCTTGCTAAGATCCATGTTTGGTATTTTGCTCATTTCTCTGGTGCCAAGGGCAGGGAGCTAGAGACCTTATACAATAATTCTTCATATGTGAAAGGGTAGAAGCAACAATTGTCAAGTAGGATTTAAGCATGGAACCTGCTGCCTGGCATACAAAGGGCTAACCTTCAGTTCCTCTGACACTTGAAGCCAAAGTCTTGGCATTGATTCATCTATCTTGATCTTCAATTCTGTTTTATGAAGTTTTGACTTTTAAACTGATCTTGTTCACCTGTGATCTGCTCACCACATACTCTACATTCATTTTGGGgtcttttttatacttttttttttttttttttgacaggcagagtggacagtgagagagagagagagagagaaaggtcttcctttttgccgttggttcaccctccaatggccgctgcggccggtgcaccgcactgatccgaaggcaggagccaggtgcttctcctggtctcccatggggtgcagggcccaagcacttgggccatcctccactgcactcctgggccatagcagagagctggcctggaagaggggtaacccgGATAGAAtatggcaccccgactgggactagaacctggtgtgccagcgccgctgggcggaggattagcctgttgggccatggcgccggccctcattttGGGGTCTTTACTTTAGTTTAGCATAAGGCTTCAGCCTTGCAAGGTCTTCTTCCATATATTGAATCCATTCATTatctaaagcttttatttatgttAATCAGTGTCTGTAGTCATAAATTTCATGTTAAAACTATATTATCATACATCTTTTAgtcttttatcattttttgtcTTGATCCTATATTATAAATTCAATTGTGAATACCTTCATAAAGAtagattctttctctttcatcttttGGTCTCAGTGTATCTATAGcttcatttaaaataactgacaatgcttaagtatttttattatatttttggaaCAAAATTAAGAAACATATTaatgttaactcatttaatctttttttttaaagatttttatttatttatttgacaggtagtgttacagatagtaagagagagacagagagaaaggtcttccttctgttggcttactccccaaatggcctcaacgtccgatccgaagtcaggagccaggtgcttcttcctggtctcccatgagggtgcaggggcctaggcacttgggccatcctccactgctttcccaggccatagcacagagctggacaggaagaggggcagctgggactagaacaggtgcccatatgggatgccggcacctcaggtggaggattaacctagtgtgccgcCAGCCCCTAACTCATTTAATTCTAACATTAAACCTATCATATAGCATTAttaaatacttatatattttcAAGAGGTAAAATGGCCAAATAattgttgtttattttcactAGTACACTAAGTTGATAAATGTGAAACCAGTACTTAAATATAAGAAATTTATTCTAATAAGATTTTTATACTGATTAGATTgagtttaatttaaaattgtgTTCTATGATGGTACGGCAAGAGACAGCTATTAAGAAGTTAACTTGGTAATGGTGAGTAAAGCAATAGACTAGTGATTTGCTTACTGATGTTTAATTCCATATTTGCTACCTACTTTGTGAAGATTTAGATTGACAATCATCTGTTCTTTGGTTAGCCTTCTGTGAGTGATGATGTGATAATAATAGGGTGAGGAGGATGACTATGATGATTATGATGAAAAATATCAGATGTTACCTCCTACCCAATATTCTTCATGTTATGTAATGTAATTTCATAAGAacctaaaatatatgtatttgtaaagactgttgtcctcattttacaaatgaagaccCCGAGACCAAGAAAGAAACTTGGAGTATGTAACTGCTTCCCAATATTCTCAGTACCCTGCTACTCTTCATATCCTTATAAAACTGAAggataaggggccggtgctgtggcacagcaggttaaagccctggcctgaagtgctggcatatcataagggcacctgttccagtcctggctgtttctcttccgatccagctctctgctgtggcctgagaaagcagtggaagatggcccaagtccttgggccactgcacccatgtgggagacctggaagaagctcctggctcttggcttcagatcagcacagctctggccattgcggccatctggggagtgacccagctgatagaagacctccctctctgtcttgacctctctctataactctgtctttcaaataaataaaataaatcttaaaaaaatttaaggataGAATTAGTTCTACTACATCCCTGGAATGATTCTGTAATAACTATATGGTGTGGATTTGCTTACTAAAGTAGTTAATAGTTGAGGAGCTAAGATTCTGTAAGGGATACCCAGAAAGTTGAGCATTAACACtcatttttatagttttcttgagcaactgtgattttttttttgattcatatAATCTATGATCAAAAGAACTATCAACTTTAGCAGAACATTTGGCAATCTCCATGTACTTAAGAGCTATACTTTATGTGAAAGGGTACAGtggaaataaattaacctttaCAAAGACAGATATTGGTTTTAAATTAACTTAACTCCCAATGAAATTAATGTAGTCTTGGACCTTGTCATCATCTaccaggaaacaaaacaaaaatttctcaACAAGAAGATAATATAACCTAGAATCTTAATTGTCCTTATAATTTTTTATACATAGCATGGGTAAGCAACTATGGCTTATGAGTCCATATttacacttttaaatatttgaagaaaatacagttctggacgttttagccagagccattaggcaagaaaaggaaatcaaagcaatacaaattggaaaggaggaaatcaagtCATTCCTGTTTACAGATGATAGAATCCTCtttatatagggaaaccaaaagtcACCACTAAGGAACTATTAgaattcataagagagtttggcaaagttgaagatataaagtcaatacacaaaaatcaatagcattcatATGCGTTAACAATGtcatggatgagaaagaacttataagattagtcctattcacaacagctacaaaaatttaagtgccttgggataaatttaaccaaggatgtgaaagatctctgcaatgaaagttaccaaagaaaaaagtagaagatacaaaaaattgagaaaaaaacttccatgtttaCAGATTGaaacaatattatcaaaatatccatactacccaaGGCAAGTTATCGATTTAAAGCAACCCCAATGATAtactaaggacattcttctcagatctaggtaAAAtgcccctaaaattcatatggaaacacaagagactccaaatagccaaaGTAGTCTTaaacaacaatgaaaacaaagcccAAAGTATCACAACAGCTTATTTCAAGACATACAGCAGGGCTGTTACAATCAAAACAACGTcgtactggcacaaaaaaaatgtggaccaatgaaacagaatttgATTcctgaaattaatccacacatctataaccaactaatctttgacaaatgagctagaATCCCTCCCTGGAGAAAGGCAAGTCTCTTCAACAcatgatgttgggaaaattggatctctacatgcagaactatgaaacaaGATCCATATCTTACACATTATACACAAATCAACTCACAACAGATCagggatctaaacctaagacttgAAACCATAAAATTACCAGAGGAAAACATGGAGAAACACTGTAGCACATTGGCATATCAAAGACTTCTTGGctaagaccctagaagcacaggtaataaaagcaaaaatagaaaaatgagattaTATTACACTTTGAAGCTTCTCCACAGCAAGGGAAAAACTCAACTAAgggaagaggcaattgacagaaagggaagaaatatttgcaaactatcaaTACGATAAATAATTACTATTCAAAATATGTAAGAATCTCAACTCAACGacaacaaaacaatctagttaagaaattggcaaaaaaacatgaacaggccttttttttttttaaagaatgaaatacaaataggaaacagacacatgaaaaatgcccaggatcactagctaccaaagaaatgcaaataaaaagcacactgtggcttcacctcaccccagttataatggTTAACATACAAAATTCAAATGAATAACAGATGCTGACAAAGATATGGACAAGCAGGTACCctgatacactgttggtgggaatataagcTAGAGcaccattatagaagacagtatggagatccctGAGAAATCTAAATGTAGGTTTAACATATGACCCAGgattcccactcctgggaatatactcAAAGGAACTGACATCAGCATATTAGAGTTATTTGTACCACAATATtaaatgcagctcaattcacaatagcaaagatatggaatcaatccagatgtccttCAGttgatgactggaaaaagaaaatgtggtgtatatatacactatggaatattactcagccataaaaaagaatggaatcttatcttctgcaacaaaatgcatgtaaCTGGggaccattatacttaatgaaataaaccagacacaaaaagataaatatcatattttctctgatttattgTAGGTAATATATAGAATATGTGAATTACATGAAATCTGTCCCATtttttaataagagaaaaaataaatgaagacatatcaaaagaataataatttttattacacAAAGATTATAAGAACTTAAAATTCAAGCAACCACAAATAAAGTGTTTTTGAACCACACTACTCTCATTTATTATAGTAGTCAGGTTTTTGTTTCTACAGCAAATACCATAGAAGAGATTTATAGGAAGGAAGAAAAGTTGTTTCCACTTACAGTTTTGGTTGTTGACAGTCTAAGACTGAGCGGTCTTGCTAGTCTGTGTTCTCACGAGGGTGCTGTATTTTGGAAAGCATGAGGTGGGAGGATCACATAACAAGACAGGAAGCATAGAAAGGGAGAAGCTTAGCTCAATTCAGGGTTTAAAACCAACCCTCTCATGAGACTATCTTTCAAGGGCATGCCCCAGTGACCCAGAGATCTCTCACTGGCTTACCTCCTAGATGCCATAATTAGATGAAGTCTCCATCCTtgattattcattatttattaattattaacaattaattttttgaaaatttatttatttatttgaaggacagagttacagagggacagaggcatagaaagaaagagataggtcttccatcgctagttcaatccccagaaggccacaatgcctggaaccatgctgatctgaagctaggagccaggagatttttccgggtttcccacatgggtgcagtggcccacgcacttgggctatcttctacagctttcccaggccatagcagagagctggaccagaagtggagcacccaggactcaaaccggcatccatgtgggatgctagcactgcaagtggtggctttatccgctatgccacagggctggccccaattAATGTTAATATATTCATGATTAGCATAAGGCCTTGTGAATAAGCCCCCAAAACATAGGTCTTTAGGGGACacccaaatttttttaaagatttattttattttatttttatttatttgagagagagagttacaggcagtgagagagagagagacagagagaaaagtcttccttccattggttcacttcccaaatggccacaatggccggagctgtgctgatctgaagccaggagccaagatcttcctggtctcccacgcgggtgcaggggcccaagcacttgggccatcttccactgctttcccagggcacagagagcagagagctggtggcagcagagagctggtgctaGCAGAGCAGTGCCAGCAGAGAGTTGCATTGGAAGAgggcaacctggactagaatcagcgcccatatgggatgctggaactgcaggcagaagattttCTATGGCTACTTTTGTGCTATCATGGTAGAGTTTAATAGTTGCAAGAGAGAGTTAAGGTCcaaaaattctaaattatttacTATCTAGACGTCTTTCAGGAAATATTTGAAGAGTACTGATAAATAAGAGTTTAGGATGCAATGAAAATGTACTAGACATAACAGTAAAAAATATCATAGGGataaaaatcaagaagaaataaaagcatttgGTAGAACTGTCCCATAAAAATAACTATTAAAGTTACAAGGTTCAACTTAAAGGTAAATATCACTGGTGTAGATGATCCACAGTGATTCATATCCGTGAATAATCCCTTTTCCTGGATATGGGCAGATCTGTGACTTGCTTCTACTCAACAGAATACGACAAAGACGATGGATATCACTCCCACGTACACATTATCTCAAACAAGAATCCATCTTAGCAATGATGCAtcctttctgcctttaaaaaataaagaagttatggCCTAAGAGGGCTGGGTAGCAGCCCCCAAGGAGTTGAGAGAAGTCTCGATGGACAGCCAGTAAGAATCAACATGAATCCTACGTCTACAAGGTACTCATTCTGTCAACAATTACGTGAGTTGAGAGGACTGCAGGTTTGAGAGACCCTAAGCAGAAGACTCAACTAAGCTTGTCCCAAAACAATTAACGAATGGCAATTGTTCAGGTAATAAGCATATATTGTTTTAAGCTACTAAACTTGTGATAATATATTATGAAGCTATATTATAGAAAACAGGTGACAAATTATGTAATTACAGTAGAAAATTGTGGATTAAAAATGAGGGAAGCAGGGTGTGGTGCAATAATGTGACAAATATACTACTATGAGGTATTAATAATAGATGAAGTAGGGCAAGGGCTGTATGAGAATTCTTTGTTTtactactgttttgttttgtaaattaaaattattctgaaataaaatgttcaaaaagaaaaatattttgtctt containing:
- the LOC133761046 gene encoding LOW QUALITY PROTEIN: olfactory receptor 10J3-like (The sequence of the model RefSeq protein was modified relative to this genomic sequence to represent the inferred CDS: inserted 1 base in 1 codon); this translates as MPKSNYTVTEFLFEGFSSFGWQHRLIFFAVFLTLYLLTLSGNVIIVXIIHLDRHLHTPMYFFLSMLSVSETCYTVAIIPRMLSGLLSPHQTIDIQSCASQLFFLTFGINNCFLLTAMGYDRYVAICNPLRYSVIMGKRTCTQLLCGSLGIGLGMAIVQVTSVFGLPFCDAFVISHFFCDIRPLLKLACTDTTVNEIINFIVSVCVLVLPMGLVFISYVLIISTILKITSAEGRKKAFATCASHLTVVIIHYGCASIIYLKPKSQSSLGQDRLISVTYTVITPLLNPLVYSLRNKEVKDALRRAMGKKSHST